In Gemmatimonadales bacterium, the following are encoded in one genomic region:
- a CDS encoding response regulator: MAERPVSDRPITILVAEDEDILRHLAIRLLGDEGYRTLEARDGGEALHLAHLACSHLSLVVADVVMPGMDGWELGRRLAIDCPAVPVLYMSAYPPEDIFHRGSPGRTSVPFLEKPFEPSVFLATVRELLERTAVHSS; the protein is encoded by the coding sequence GTGGCCGAGCGCCCCGTTTCCGACCGTCCAATCACGATTTTGGTGGCCGAGGACGAGGATATCCTGCGCCACCTCGCGATCCGGCTTCTGGGGGATGAGGGCTACCGCACTCTCGAGGCGCGAGACGGCGGGGAGGCCCTCCATCTGGCACACCTGGCGTGCTCCCATCTGAGTCTGGTGGTGGCCGACGTCGTCATGCCGGGGATGGACGGCTGGGAGCTCGGCCGCCGTCTCGCGATCGACTGTCCGGCAGTCCCCGTGCTCTACATGTCGGCCTATCCCCCCGAGGACATCTTCCATCGCGGCTCGCCGGGACGAACGTCGGTTCCGTTCCTAGAGAAGCCGTTCGAGCCGTCGGTGTTTCTCGCGACCGTGCGAGAGCTGCTCGAGCGGACGGCAGTGCATTCGAGCTGA
- a CDS encoding response regulator has product MTARPSDSAPLPAIEEFAVRQVMVVDDEPVVRLVTARLLRSAGYLVHEAKDGLEALEFVQAAPELLDVMVSDVVMPRLDGVTLLQRLATSHPDLPCILMSGYGIPQLATVGIVAPCGILTKPVPPDVLLQEIRRCIRQRN; this is encoded by the coding sequence ATGACAGCCAGGCCCAGCGACTCGGCGCCCCTGCCCGCCATTGAGGAGTTTGCCGTCCGCCAAGTGATGGTGGTAGACGATGAGCCCGTCGTGCGGCTGGTCACGGCGCGTCTGCTTCGGTCGGCCGGCTACTTGGTGCACGAGGCGAAGGATGGGCTCGAAGCCTTGGAGTTCGTTCAGGCAGCGCCAGAGCTGCTCGACGTGATGGTGTCGGACGTCGTCATGCCGCGCCTGGACGGGGTGACACTGCTGCAGCGGCTCGCCACCTCTCACCCCGACCTGCCCTGCATTCTGATGTCAGGGTACGGCATCCCCCAGCTCGCGACCGTCGGAATCGTGGCGCCGTGTGGGATCCTCACCAAACCGGTGCCGCCGGACGTGCTGCTGCAGGAGATCCGCCGGTGCATACGGCAACGCAACTGA
- a CDS encoding Xaa-Pro peptidase family protein, with the protein MPLTRREFAVSLTGLGGAAAFGSAGTLFPGEPGCDLPAPIRRLKPMTEGIRPIGDEERRVRIEKGQRLMTEQGVGAVLIEPGTTMAYFTGVRWSSSERTFAVLIPARGEPGWICPAFEEARARELIRFGTDVRTWQEDESPFRLIAGLLRDRGVFGGRLGLEEEVRFFLLDGLRKEAAGAELVSATPVTAGCRMYKSSAELALMQRASDMTIAAFKAAFATLRAGMTQYDLQNNMLAALRQVGGDDPWALVGLGKSSAFPHGTVQPQRLTEGDIVLLDAGCALHGYQSDITRTTVFGRPSARQTEIWNLERRAQDAAFAAARVGVPCEAVDAAARKVITDAGFGPDYRVPGLPHRTGHGIGMDGHEWTYFVRGNSTPIAPGMCFSDEPTIAIYGEFGIRLEDCLYITEQGPRFFSEQSVAIDRPLG; encoded by the coding sequence ATGCCGCTAACTCGCCGCGAGTTCGCCGTCTCTCTCACCGGGCTGGGGGGAGCCGCGGCCTTCGGCTCCGCCGGCACCCTGTTCCCCGGCGAACCGGGGTGCGACCTTCCCGCCCCGATTCGCCGCCTCAAGCCGATGACGGAGGGCATCAGACCGATCGGCGACGAGGAGCGGCGCGTCCGTATCGAGAAGGGGCAACGGCTCATGACGGAGCAGGGGGTCGGCGCCGTCCTGATCGAGCCGGGGACCACGATGGCCTACTTCACGGGAGTCCGCTGGTCGTCATCGGAACGCACCTTCGCGGTGCTGATCCCGGCCCGCGGCGAGCCGGGATGGATCTGTCCCGCATTCGAGGAGGCGCGAGCCCGGGAGCTGATCCGTTTCGGTACCGACGTGCGTACCTGGCAGGAGGACGAGAGTCCGTTCCGCCTCATCGCCGGCCTGCTGCGGGATCGCGGAGTCTTCGGCGGGCGGCTCGGGCTGGAGGAGGAGGTGCGGTTCTTCCTGCTGGACGGGCTTCGGAAGGAGGCCGCCGGCGCCGAGCTGGTGAGCGCGACACCGGTGACGGCCGGCTGCCGGATGTACAAGTCCTCCGCCGAGCTGGCGTTGATGCAGCGGGCGAGCGACATGACGATCGCCGCGTTCAAGGCCGCCTTCGCGACGCTGCGCGCGGGTATGACGCAGTACGATCTGCAGAACAACATGCTGGCGGCGCTGCGGCAGGTCGGCGGCGACGACCCCTGGGCGCTGGTGGGACTGGGGAAATCGTCGGCTTTCCCCCACGGCACGGTGCAGCCGCAGCGGCTCACCGAGGGGGACATCGTGCTGCTCGATGCCGGATGCGCGCTGCACGGCTATCAGTCCGACATCACCCGGACCACGGTCTTTGGCCGGCCGAGCGCGCGCCAGACGGAGATCTGGAACCTCGAGCGGCGGGCCCAGGATGCCGCCTTCGCCGCCGCCAGAGTCGGGGTTCCCTGCGAGGCGGTGGACGCGGCCGCGCGGAAGGTGATCACCGACGCTGGGTTCGGGCCGGACTACCGGGTTCCCGGACTGCCCCACCGCACCGGGCACGGCATCGGCATGGACGGTCACGAGTGGACCTACTTCGTGCGCGGCAACAGCACGCCGATCGCGCCGGGGATGTGCTTCAGCGATGAGCCGACGATCGCCATCTATGGCGAGTTCGGCATCCGGCTGGAGGACTGCCTCTACATCACGGAGCAGGGGCCGCGGTTCTTCTCGGAGCAGAGCGTAGCGATC